Within Spinacia oleracea cultivar Varoflay chromosome 4, BTI_SOV_V1, whole genome shotgun sequence, the genomic segment TAATGCACGCGCTAGACGAAAGCAAAATTCTGACTAGCCACCACGTGGTAAACACATGCGTGAAAAATAATCCTGTATTTTCCGTGTACGTCACGCGCCATCTGTTCTTACAAGCAGTAGTCAACTCCCAAGTACAACCAACTTTGCTGTACTCCACCGTTCTCCTAAGCTCGACGgcaggagagagagagatctaAGAGATTCGGGAATTTCTCAGGTATGATTACGCTAAAACCGtagtttttttgaaattttgattaagGTTTTATTTTTGCTGTGTTTATTGGTGATTATTTGCTGTTTTTCAGATTACTGGGTTGAATATTGttagaaattagggttttttggtGGGTAACTTTTGCACTTTGGGGGTTTCAGTGGGGTTATGGCATCTTGAATTTCTGGGGGAGAAGGTAGAAATTCTAAAGATAGGCTACAGTGGGGGTGATAGTAAAGTTTGCAATAGGAAATCTCTCAAAGGAGCTTGGTTTACAGTAGGATATCTAACTTAGCTGAAAAAATTCTCGAAATTTGCCTTTCCTAGAGTTTAATTCCGTGAAGGAGCTTGGTTTTAATAGGTTTGAGGTTGAGGACTCGTCGTCTTCTTATTGTGCTCCACAAGTTGGTGGTTGTGGTAACACTGGTTATTGCAGTATGTTGGGGAATGGAATCAGTGGGACGGGGTTTTCCCAGGTCGAGGAACGAGTTTCGATTAGTTTCATGTGTAAGACGAAGAAGGAGAGGCGTGAACTGAGGAGGAAGCTTGAGGGTGAGCTGAATTTAGTAAGGAGTTTGGTGAAGAAGCTTGAGCGCAGCGGTGGTAGTTTCAGCTCTTTGGTGGATGATGGTATTAATGGTGTAGGGAAGTTGAAGAGAGTTCATTCTGAGGTTGGTTCAGTGGGTTGGCATGAGGGTAGGCCTATTGATCAGTTGAGTGTTACTGTTCCGGATCATAGTCAAGGTGGTAGTGACAATGTGGAGAAGGAGAAGAGGACCCCTAAGGCGAATCCGTTTTATCAGAGTTCTGATTTTATACTGGGTAAGGAGAGGATCCCACCTACGGAACAGAACAAGAAATCAAAAGGCATGGGGAAGAAGAATGGGGAGTCAGGATCTGCAGTTGGGATGAGCAACTCTTTGAGTAAGGTATTTAAGAGTTGTAGTGCATTGCTGGATAAGTTAATGAAGCATAAGCATGGCTGGGTTTTTAATACCCCTGTTGATGTGAAGGCCCTTGGTTTACATGATTATTTCACAGTAATCAAGCATCCAATGGACTTGGGTACTGTGAAATCTAGGCTAAATACCAACTGGTACAAATCTCCCAAGGAATTTGCCGAGGATGTCAGACTTACCTTTCATAATGCAATGACATATAATCCAAAAGGGCATGATGTCTATATAATGGCAGAGATGATATCAAAGATGTTTGAAGAGAAGTGGAGTAGTGTAGAGGCAGAATGTATGCGAGATCTAAGGCCTTCTGCAGAAGCCAGTCTGTTGACTCCAACGTCGAGAAAGGCTCCTCCGGTTCCACCATCCTTCTTGCCTCCTGTTGATATGGCCAGAACATTGGATAAGTCAGAATCTATGACAAAGTCTGCTGGTGCGAAACCCAAAAACCCTAATATTACGCCAACAGGCAGGCCTGCTGTTCCAAAGAAGCCAAAGGCCAAAGACCCCAATAAGCGGGACATGACATATGTGGAGAAGCAGAAGCTTAGCACTGACCTTCAGAACTTACCTTCAGAAAAGCTTGACAACGTTGTCCAGATAATTAGGAAGAGGAATCCTTCACTCTGTCAAAATGACGATGAGATTGAGGTGGACATTGATAGCGTTGACACCGAGACTCTTTGGGAGCTGGACAGGTTTGTGATGCATTATAAAAAGAATCtgacaaaaatcaagaaaatggCTGAAGTGATCCAGGTTGAAGGGGAAACTGAGCCAACTGCGGAAAAGGTGAGAAAAATCCCGCTTGTTTATTGCACAATGTGATTCTAGCCTGTTGGTTTCTTTGATCTTATTTATATCATATCTGCATGCAGAATGAAGCTCCGTCCATCTTGGAAGAACCAAAAGAAAATAATGCTGGTACAGCTTTTATTATCAATATCTGGACTTTTTTCTATGCTTTTAACTTGTGAATTCTTTCGTCTTCTGAGTATCTGATATGTATCTTTTTTCTAATATATGGAGCAGAAGAAAAGAATAACCTTTTGGTGCCTCCTGTTCAACGTGAAAAGCAAGCTGGAAATGCAAGTAGATCAAACAGTTCAAGAAGCTCAAGCAGCGGTTCTGGGTCCTCTTCCAGTGGTATTGTTTAAGTGTTATTCATTAGAAAATATTTTGTTTGTTGCCTTTTTAAGTTCTGTGTTTTCTGCCAATTGTCGCAAGTGTATGCATAACCCcctttttttcttaaatatgtTTTAAACTGATGCAGAATCTGACAGTGATGCTTCCTCAACCTAAGGGCTGGACACGAGCGATAATGGGATTTCAGCTCCCATTTTAGGTAAATATGATTAGATTATCTTTTAGTCattctctgtttaatgtttctTGTTTCCCTTATCTGCTTGTCTTTCCCCGGTGTAATTCTCTTAGTTAGGGGATCTTCTTCCTTGAAAAGCAGCACGTTTGAAAGTAAAGTGGATAATAATATTCCCTTCATCGTCTACTATTTGTCATGTTTACAGAAATAAAAGTATAGGGAAACATCATTTATTAGGACGTCTCCCATTATATGTACTTTCACAGTCACTGTTTAGATTTTTTGCAATTCAAATGTCTGTAATATCATTTGTTGAAACTTGTCTTGTATTTGGGACATCTCAAAGAAAACATTTGATCAATAATAGATGAGAAAGGCAATACTCCTCCGTTCTTGAATGATAGTCCCTTTTGAAATCTAAGACAAACCAAAATAAGTATAATCGTCACATGAAATTCAATAGAATATAACCCATGTGGGTATGAGAGAGAAATAATTAAGGGGTTTAATGGGGATAAAAGTTTATTTGAGAGTAAACAAGTGGGCCATTTGGATATTTATAAGGGTATAAAGGGGATAAATGTTGGATAAATAAGGAAAGATTTCAAAAGGGACTAATCATAAGAAAGGACTGCTCAATAAGGAAAgagactaacattcaagaacggaggaagtattaataTTCGTTATTTTTTTATCATTTAAAGGGAAAGTTGGCTACTGGAACTCACTTTAGAGAAAATATTTTGTTTGGACATATCTTTAGCCTATTCTTTATACGGTTGGTAATTTAGTGGCAAACTGGCAAAGTAGCTTCGTTACCCATTCCTTTTACGGCTACTGTAGGCTATGACTGGACATTAATACTCTAATTCAATTAAGAACTTCAGAAATCTTGTCTGCAAAGGCCCTTTTAAATCAGCTTGCTGCTACCAAGGAGTAAGATACTTTATTTGTGTTTATTTTGAACTCTGTAGACACCAGCCTTGTCAGGATTCAATGGAATTGGAAGTGGTCCTTGCTGTTGGATGAACTTGTGACTAATTAAATGATTAGTTGAAAGGAGGGCAGCATTCTAATATTATAAAATAAGTTCATTAAGACAACACGCAACCTTGACATGTTGCTTGGGTCAAGTGATAATTGACCGGACAAAATGACTACAATGTTGATAGTGTGCAAGGGTCAACATTTTATTAACTTGACCCGGGTCGTAGATGTGACCCAAGGTCAAGTTAATTAAAAAGGGATGTGGGGCCAAATAAAGCGCAACTTGCATGGAGCCTAGGAAATAGTTATTACCTGTTtgcatacggagtattattttaggCTAATATTGGCTAAAATTATTTTGTACTGTATGCATGCATGCattgcatatttttttttttgggttcatgTGCTGCCACGCATCTTATTAATAGACTATGTAATATgattaatattttagtcaatgtTATTCAATAGGTTAGCATAAAGTTAGCATACGTTTAGCATACGTTTAGCATAAGAGTAGCATATGTTATTATTAGTCATAATAATCCCTTAATTGTAGCCTAAATCTAAGCCTACAGTTATGATTGTAAATGTTGTATATTAACGCAATGAAGGAATGAGAATCATTACGGCAAATAATTCTTACATGGTATCACGAGTTTAGGTTCCCTTCCTTCTTCCAGCCTACTCGTCCATTTTCTCCTTCCTTCCTCATCTTCTTCTCTTCATCTCCAATGGCCGACGTCACGAAATTGCATCCTGCAACGACAGTCGCCAATATAAAAACTTGCATTCCTATCGTCCTCGATTATGAATGTAATCAATTCAACAATTGGTCTACTCTTTTCAAGCTCCATTGTAGAGCCCATTTGGTGATTGATCACATCCTCCCAGAGGCCACACCATCCACCCCTTCTGCCACTGCTACTGACGCTGAAAAGATTGCTGCCAAAGAAATGTGGGAAAGGCTGGACGACATTGTTCGACAGTGGATTTATGGCACGATAACGGATGATCTCCTCAACACGATCATCAATCAGGACGATACCGCAGCCGACGCTTGGAATCGGCTGGTCACCTTATTCCAAAGCAACAAGTCGGCAAGGGCTCTTGCCCTAGATGCAAAGTTTACTAACACCAAGTTGGTTGATTTTCCGAACGTGATGGCCTACTGCACAAGACTTAAGTTGCTCGCTGACAATTTGGCCAATATCGGACACAAGGTCTCGGAAGAGCGTCTGGTTTTACGATTGCTTCGGGGCCTCACCGACGAATACAAACACTTCAGGACCACGGTTCAGCACCGTGTCCCTCTTCCCTCCTTTGAAGTTGTTCGGTCAATGCTTGATCTCGAGGACGAAAACAATGGCGACGAACTCACTCCAGACACAGGTTCGACCACCGCCCTTCTTTCTCATCATATTTCTAATGACTCCTTTTCTCTTAATGGGCAGTCATCTTCTAATAATTCCACTCCAAATCGTGGGAATTCCAACTACAAAGGGAAGAAAAATAACCGCGGTCGTGGCGGCGGCGGAAACCGCAACAACCGCGGTGGTGGTGGGAATGGTGGTGGCGGCGGACACCGCAACAACCAGCAGACCACCAACAGTCAGCCACCTCGCCAGCCTGCACCTCAGCCCTGGTTCTTTCCGCCGTGGGCAGCGTGGGGGACACAACCTTGGGCCACCCCACCATGTCCGTACCCAACTAATGGCTGGCAACAGCCACGGTCAGTGACGCCACATCAGCCTGCTCCGCCAACGCAGGCCGGCATTCTGGGTTCCCGTCCTCCTCAAGCATACTTTACTGCTGCTCCTTCCTATGCAGGCTACATGCCTACAGACATTTCCCAGGCTATGCACACTATGTCCCTAGTTCCTCCCGAAGACAACGGTTGGTATATGGATACCGGAGCGACGTCACACATGACCTCTTCCCAAGGTACTCTCTCGTCTTACTTTCAATTGAGCAAACATAATGGCATTGTTGTTGGTAATGGTAGCATGATTCCAATTCACGGTTATGGTCATACATCTCTTACATCCCCTAACTCATCATTAAAACTGAAAAACGTCCTCCATGCACCAAAACTCATAAAAAACCTTATATCTGTTCGTAAGTTTACTACCGATAATATGGTTTCTGTTGAATTTGATCCTTTTGGATTTTCTGTGAAGGATTTACGGACGGGGAGCAACCTAATGAGATGTGAGAGTACAGGCGACCTCTACCCATTCACCACCAAATCTCATACCATTTCCACAACACCATTTGCCTTTGCTGTTATTTCACCAAATGTGTGGCACTCCCGTTTAGGTCATCCGGGTGATGTAGTTTTTCGTTCTTTACGTAATAGCAATTTAATTGAATGTAATAAGGCTAAACTTGATGTTTGTCATTCTTGTCCTTTAGGGAAATTGATTAAAATGCCATTTTATGATTCAATTTCGCGTACTACTATGCCTTTTGACATTGTTCACAGTGACTTATGGACGTCACCCGTTCTTAGCACATCTGGCCATCGGTATTATGTGTTTTTCCTAGACAATTACACAAACTTTCTATGGACTTTCCCTATATCCAAAAAGTCACAAGTTCATAATGTTTTTTTGTCTTTTCGCACATATATTCGAACACAGTTTGAAAGGGAAATTAAGGCTTTTCAATGTGATAATGGGCGTGAGTTTGATAATGGACCTTTTCATAAACTTTGTGAACAACATGGGATGGTTTTCCGGTTTTCTTGTCCTCATACTTCCCCACAAAATGGCAAAGCCGAGCGAAAAATTAAATCAATCAATAATATTGTTCGTACTATACTTGCCCATGCCTCTGTGCCGCCCTCCTTTTGGCACCATGCTTTGGCCATGGCCACGTATTTACACAATATTTTGCCCTCTAAACTCCTAGCATACAAGACACCAACTCACATTCTCTTTCAAAAGGATCCCTCCTATTCTCATTTACGGGTTTTCGGGTGCTTATGTTTTCCTCTATTTCCCTCTACCCAAATCCATAAGCttcaacctcgatcaactccgTGTGTCTTTTTAGGTTATCCTTCCAATCATCGAGGGTACAAGTGCTATGATTTATCGAGTCGTAAAATTATTATTGCCCGACATGTGTGGTTTGATGAAACAAATTTCCCGTTCTCAAAAGTCCATACCTCAACTTCAACCTCTTATGATTTTTTGGGTGATGACATTTCCCCTCTTAGGTTTCATGTTTTAAGTGAATTGGCCCAAACTTCCCAACCCACTCAACATGAGCAGCATGTGCAGCACGGGCAACCCATTCTTCCTACTGGGCCCCTTGATGTGCCAACTTCCCCTTTGGCCCATCATACTCCTTCTCCTAACCCTTCTGCACCAGTCCACCCAGCATCTCCTCGGTCTGCCTCTCCTCCTGGCAGCACGGCCCACTCCCCCCCTAGCCCATGTTCTCCTGTTGTGAGCCCAGGACTGTACCGTCCTCCTCATCAACGCTTGGGCTCGCCAACAACCGGCTCCACCCACCCCCCTTCCACTCCACCTACCCGCATGACTACCCGTAGTCAACATGGCATTTTCAAACCGAACTTGAAATATAAGGATCATGCCTTCCATGCCACAAATGCATCCATCTCTCCAATTCCCCGGAACCCGGTTAATGCCCTTAATGACCCGAATTGGAAAAATGCTATGCTTGATGAATACAATGCTCTAATTGATAGTAAGACTTGGGATTTGGTTCCTCGTCCGTCAAATGCTAATATTATTCGATCTTTGTGGATTTTTCGGCATAAAAAGAAATCTGATGGTTCTTTTGAGCGGCATAAGGCCCGTCTTGTAGGTGATGGCAGGTCTCAACGGGAGGGGATTGATTGTGATGAAACTTTCAGTCCGGTTGTTAAACCATCCACTATCAGGGTGGTTCTCACTATTGCTTTGTCTCTTTCTTGGCCTATTCATCAACTTGATGTCAAGAATGCTTTTCTCCACGGTAATTTGAATGAAACTGTGTATATGTATCAGCCATTGGGTTTTCGAGATCCGGCTCGTCCTGATCATGTTTGTCTTTTGCGCAAATCTCTTTATGGCTTGAAACAAGCCCCCCGGGCATGGTATCAGCGATTTGCTGAATATGTGGCAACCATTGGTTTCTCTCACAGTGCTTCTGATAATTCCTTGTTTATTTATTGTCGTGGAAAGGAAGTTGCATATATTTTGttatatgtggatgatattaTTCTAACTGCATCCTCAGACTCTCTCAGACTCCGCATTATGTCCAACTTAGCTACTGAATTTGCTATGAAAGATTTGGGTCCGTTGAGCTACTTCTTGGGGATTGCCGTCTCCCGGGACCATAATAGCATTTTCATGTCTCAGAGTTCTTATGCAGAGGATATTCTTGATAGGGCTGGCATGTCTCATTGTAAGCCTTGTCCCACCCCTGTTGATACGAAAGGCAAACTAAGCACTTTCGCAGGCGCTCCTTTTGAAGATCCTACCAAGTATCGTCGTCTGGCAGGTGCTTTGCAGTATTTGACATTTACACGCCCGGACATCTCATATGCCGTGCAGCAGGTTTGCCTATTTATGCATGATCCGAAGGTTGAGCATATGGAGGCATTGAAGCGCATTTTGCGTTACGTTCGAGGTACGGTCGATTTTGGTACACATTTGTATAAATCCTCTCTCCAATCACTTCTCTCATACACGGATGCAGATTGGGGTGGTTGTCCAGACACTCGACGATCCACCTCGGGTTATTGTGTCTATTTAGGGGATAACTTGATTTCTTGGTCTTCAAAGCGTCAACCTACTCTTTCAAAGTCTAGTGCCGAGGCTGAGTATCGAGGCGTTGCAAATGTTGTCTCCGAGTCCTGTTGGATTCGAAATTTGTTGCTTGAGCTATATTGCCCCGTTCGAAAAGCAACTTTGGTATATTGTGACAATGTGAGTGCCATTTATTTATCTGGTAATCCGGTCCACCATCAGCGTACTAAACATATTGAGATGGACATTCACTTTGTTCGAGAAAAGGTTAGACGTGGTGAGGTACGTGTTTTACATGTTCCGTCTCGTTATCAGATTGCCGATATTTTCACCAAAGGTCTTCCGCGCGTCCTATTTGATGATTTTCGGGACAGTCTAACCGTTCGTAAACCTACCGCTTCGACTGCGGGGGTGTAATAGACTATGTAATATgattaatattttagtcaatgtTATTCAATAGGTTAGCATAAAGTTAGCATACGTTTAGCATACGTTTAGCATAAGAGTAGCATATGTTATTATTAGTCATAATAATCCCTTAATTGTAGCCTAAATCTAAGCCTACAGTTATGATTGTAAATGTTGTATATTAACGCAATGAAGGAATGAGAATCATTACGGCAAATAATTCTTACacttattttttttagaaaattttCATGATAAATTTTTTACAATGCCACGTGTGTACAATTTTTAGGATAAGCTTTTTACAATGCCACatatgttaatttaatttcatatttatttgtttgttgaAATTAATAATTGTGTTTGAAGGTGAATTTAAAGTGgagtatatgtaaaagttaaaaAGTAGGTAAGAGAAATTAATGATCTTGAGTCAAGATTGTAGAAGAAAAATGAGGGATTTAAGTAAGTGGTATGTCAAGTTAGTGGAAGATGAGGTGGAAGAAGGagaaggatgagagagaaatcaATTTTCACTTGAGCGAAGGTCAAGAATGCACATGGTCTAATATCTACAATTTATATTGATTTTCTCATTATATTCTTTGTTGCTCGGACTTGTGACATGATATGACCTGGAAGGTATCAAGTAAATATTATCAAAATGAATATAATGAGTTAAATCAATCTACCTCTCTAGTAAGGTATCAAGTAAATATTATTAAATGAATATAATGAGTTAGATTTGCATTGCATAACAAATCCACTTAGGAAATTGTCAAAATTGTGgtatattaagaaaaataatcttAAAAACTTACACGAGATTACGAGAATGTCAACAAACTTTGTAATGGTAATTTGTTGTGGGGCAGTCTTAAGTCTTAACTGTTTCATCACCCCCATCCCCTCCCCCACTCCATCCCACCCCCTTATTATGGATTGGGTTGGGTATTTGGGTATATTGTTAAGCTAGGTGctccttttccttttctttatgTCAATGAGTTGTACTTGTGCTGTCTGTGATTGCTGACTGAAAGTTGGTTGAAGGCCTTGATGAGAATGAGTCGCATTGATATGGAACTTCattttttaaaacataaaatttgTTCAACTATGAAGTTTATGGGGAATGGTTTCATGAAGTTGGTTCATCCAGATAATTTCCCGATGGAATACGTAAGAATTCTAACGTTACTTGTAGTGTGGTATCTTGCTTG encodes:
- the LOC110794937 gene encoding transcription factor GTE4 gives rise to the protein MLGNGISGTGFSQVEERVSISFMCKTKKERRELRRKLEGELNLVRSLVKKLERSGGSFSSLVDDGINGVGKLKRVHSEVGSVGWHEGRPIDQLSVTVPDHSQGGSDNVEKEKRTPKANPFYQSSDFILGKERIPPTEQNKKSKGMGKKNGESGSAVGMSNSLSKVFKSCSALLDKLMKHKHGWVFNTPVDVKALGLHDYFTVIKHPMDLGTVKSRLNTNWYKSPKEFAEDVRLTFHNAMTYNPKGHDVYIMAEMISKMFEEKWSSVEAECMRDLRPSAEASLLTPTSRKAPPVPPSFLPPVDMARTLDKSESMTKSAGAKPKNPNITPTGRPAVPKKPKAKDPNKRDMTYVEKQKLSTDLQNLPSEKLDNVVQIIRKRNPSLCQNDDEIEVDIDSVDTETLWELDRFVMHYKKNLTKIKKMAEVIQVEGETEPTAEKNEAPSILEEPKENNAEEKNNLLVPPVQREKQAGNASRSNSSRSSSSGSGSSSSESDSDASST